From one Candidatus Eisenbacteria bacterium genomic stretch:
- a CDS encoding enoyl-CoA hydratase/isomerase family protein yields the protein MSDVYELTISGPGKNALSTAVMQDIIRQLAAAGGRPVLVTGAGDAFCAGLNLKEVASLDRAGMERYLLLLDDVIDALFDYPAPLVTCVGGHAIAGGCVLALCGDVRVATADAKARIGLNEVALGLEFPPKIMKVARQRVAPRALERVLLEAGLYEPRRAVELGLVDEVAVDAPARARAVLETLATHPREIFTSTKRTLRAGTITLRDEDRRYFRDEVLPRWCAPAVKERVLAALKR from the coding sequence ATGAGCGACGTCTACGAGCTCACGATCAGCGGCCCCGGCAAGAACGCGCTCAGCACGGCGGTGATGCAGGACATCATCCGCCAGCTCGCCGCGGCGGGAGGGCGGCCGGTCCTGGTCACCGGGGCGGGCGACGCGTTCTGCGCCGGGCTCAACCTGAAGGAGGTCGCCTCGCTCGATCGTGCCGGCATGGAGCGCTACCTGCTCCTGCTGGACGACGTCATCGACGCGCTGTTCGACTATCCGGCGCCGCTCGTCACGTGCGTGGGCGGCCACGCGATCGCGGGCGGCTGCGTGCTCGCGCTGTGCGGCGACGTGCGCGTCGCGACCGCCGATGCGAAGGCGCGGATCGGCCTCAACGAGGTCGCGCTCGGGCTCGAGTTCCCACCCAAGATCATGAAGGTCGCCCGCCAGCGCGTCGCGCCGCGCGCCCTCGAGCGGGTGCTCCTCGAAGCCGGGCTCTACGAGCCGCGGCGCGCGGTCGAGCTGGGCCTGGTCGACGAGGTGGCGGTGGACGCGCCGGCCCGGGCCCGCGCCGTGCTGGAGACGCTGGCCACCCACCCGCGCGAGATCTTCACGTCCACGAAGCGGACCCTCCGAGCCGGAACGATCACGCTCCGCGACGAGGATCGACGCTACTTCCGCGACGAGGTGCTGCCGCGCTGGTGCGCGCCGGCCGTGAAGGAGCGCGTGCTGGCGGCCCTGAAACGCTAG
- a CDS encoding fatty acid hydroxylase, with protein MPQKVDTKPWEVTQPLSKRDRMRAEVLERTPPWYSPWVHLAFPSLFGLSSIVLAVSHLHDVRWYEWLFVPIVLGLLNVNEWHIHRNVLHRRTWPLEVLFWRHTPEHHVIFVRDDMAMRSTKEFRLVLIPAYGIVAIFVTTLPITAALWFLVSHNVALLWVACSMGYTVSYEWLHLAYHLPAGNPIARNRVIGLLRHQHAVHHTPELMQRWNFNVTIPFGDWLLGTTYRGPLAG; from the coding sequence GTGCCACAGAAGGTCGACACCAAGCCCTGGGAGGTGACGCAGCCGCTCTCGAAGCGCGATCGCATGCGCGCCGAGGTGCTCGAGCGGACGCCGCCCTGGTACAGTCCGTGGGTGCACCTGGCCTTCCCGTCGCTCTTCGGCCTGTCGTCAATCGTCCTGGCAGTGAGTCATCTCCACGACGTGCGCTGGTACGAGTGGCTCTTCGTGCCGATCGTTCTCGGGCTCCTCAACGTCAACGAGTGGCACATCCACCGCAACGTCCTGCACCGCCGCACCTGGCCGCTCGAGGTGCTCTTCTGGCGCCACACGCCCGAGCACCACGTGATCTTCGTCCGCGACGACATGGCCATGCGCTCGACGAAGGAGTTCCGCCTGGTCCTCATCCCGGCGTATGGGATCGTCGCGATCTTCGTGACGACCCTCCCCATCACCGCGGCGCTCTGGTTCCTCGTCTCGCACAACGTGGCGCTGCTCTGGGTGGCGTGCTCGATGGGCTACACGGTGAGCTACGAGTGGCTGCACCTGGCCTACCACCTGCCGGCCGGCAACCCGATCGCGAGGAACCGGGTGATCGGCCTCCTGCGCCACCAGCACGCCGTCCACCACACGCCCGAGCTGATGCAGCGCTGGAACTTCAACGTGACGATCCCGTTCGGCGACTGGCTCCTCGGGACGACCTACCGCGGCCCGCTCGCCGGCTGA
- a CDS encoding acyl-CoA synthetase: MEFNLADLFEHAVDHFGDREYLVCDGKRRTYREMEERANRLAHHLAAQGIGPGDHVGIYAFNSVEWVETAWAVFKLRAVWININYRYVEDELRYLFDNADLVALVYQRQFAPRVAGVKDAMPLLRHTIVIDDGSGEDSAKIGSVEYEAALASGSPVRDFTPRSESDHYILYTGGTTGMPKGVVWRHVDVFMALGGGIDPMTNERAPRPEFMVEKAKNGVPLTFLPIAPLMHGATQWAVMGQSFLGNRVVLMGKFDARRVWDLVQAEKVNSIMITGDAMARPLVEALQAADAGWDVSSLYLLTSSAATFSPSVKDQFFERFPSLMMIDAVGSSEGGNNGMVMVQAGATAMKGGPTVSRIGRTVVLDEQGKPLEPGCGVIGKIARAGDIPLEYYKDPKKTAETFVTYDGVRYAIPGDYAMIEADGRLTLLGRGSVSINSGGEKIFPEEVEAAVKSHPAVFDCTVVGVPDARWGERVVAVVEMRPGARATIEDIQTHCRAKIAGYKLPRSLCVVDQIVRSPSGKPDYRWAKQVATGENA, from the coding sequence GTGGAGTTCAACCTCGCTGATCTCTTCGAGCACGCGGTCGACCACTTCGGCGATCGCGAGTACCTCGTCTGCGACGGCAAGCGCCGCACCTACCGGGAGATGGAGGAGCGCGCGAACCGGCTCGCGCACCACCTGGCGGCGCAGGGCATCGGCCCCGGCGACCACGTCGGCATCTACGCCTTCAACTCGGTCGAGTGGGTGGAGACCGCCTGGGCCGTCTTCAAGCTGCGCGCGGTGTGGATCAACATCAACTACCGCTACGTCGAGGACGAGCTGCGCTACCTCTTCGACAACGCGGACCTCGTGGCGCTCGTCTACCAGCGCCAGTTCGCGCCGCGCGTCGCGGGCGTGAAGGACGCCATGCCGCTGCTCCGGCACACGATCGTGATCGACGACGGCAGCGGCGAGGACTCCGCAAAGATCGGGTCGGTCGAGTACGAAGCCGCGCTCGCGTCGGGCTCGCCGGTGCGCGACTTCACGCCGCGCTCGGAGAGCGATCACTACATCCTGTACACCGGCGGCACGACCGGCATGCCGAAGGGCGTCGTGTGGCGTCACGTGGACGTGTTCATGGCCCTCGGGGGCGGCATCGACCCCATGACGAACGAACGCGCGCCCCGCCCGGAGTTCATGGTCGAGAAGGCGAAGAACGGCGTGCCGCTCACGTTCCTGCCCATCGCGCCGCTCATGCACGGCGCCACCCAGTGGGCCGTCATGGGGCAAAGCTTCCTCGGCAACCGGGTGGTCCTGATGGGCAAGTTCGACGCGCGGCGCGTGTGGGATCTCGTCCAGGCGGAGAAGGTGAACTCGATCATGATCACCGGCGACGCCATGGCGCGCCCGCTCGTCGAGGCGCTCCAGGCGGCGGATGCCGGCTGGGACGTGTCGTCGCTCTACCTCCTCACGTCGAGCGCGGCGACGTTCTCGCCGTCGGTGAAGGACCAGTTCTTCGAGCGCTTCCCGAGCCTCATGATGATCGACGCGGTCGGCTCGTCCGAGGGCGGCAACAACGGCATGGTGATGGTGCAAGCGGGCGCGACCGCCATGAAGGGCGGGCCCACCGTCTCGCGCATCGGACGGACGGTGGTGCTGGACGAGCAGGGCAAGCCCCTCGAGCCCGGCTGCGGCGTCATCGGCAAGATCGCGCGCGCGGGCGACATCCCGCTCGAGTACTACAAGGATCCGAAGAAGACCGCCGAGACGTTCGTCACCTACGACGGCGTCCGCTACGCCATCCCCGGCGACTACGCGATGATCGAGGCCGACGGGCGCCTGACGTTGCTCGGCCGCGGCTCGGTGTCCATCAACTCGGGCGGCGAGAAGATCTTCCCGGAGGAGGTCGAGGCGGCGGTGAAATCGCATCCCGCCGTCTTCGACTGCACGGTGGTGGGCGTGCCCGACGCACGGTGGGGCGAGCGCGTCGTGGCCGTCGTCGAGATGCGTCCCGGCGCGCGGGCGACGATCGAGGACATCCAGACGCACTGTCGCGCGAAGATCGCCGGCTACAAGCTGCCGCGGAGCCTGTGCGTCGTCGACCAGATCGTCCGCTCGCCGTCGGGCAAGCCCGACTACCGATGGGCGAAGCAGGTCGCGACCGGAGAAAACGCATGA